A window of Pedococcus badiiscoriae genomic DNA:
AGAAGCCGTCGACGGCCTGCTGCTGGTAGGGGCGCAGCGACCAGTCGGCGTTGTCGAGGGCGATCGGGTGCGCCTCGCCGTCGACGTAGCCCGCCTCGTCCTCGGCCGGCCATCCCACCTTGAGCAGCTCCTGCTTGAGGTGGCCGCGCTCCGAAGGATGCACGATGACACGGTCGGCGTCGATGCGCTCACCGATCAGTGGCTTGATCTTCTTGTGCCGCAACACTTCCTCGAGCACGGGCCGGTCGGTGGTGCGCAGCACGAGGCCGTGGTCCGGGTCCTTCTCGAGGGTCAGCCGGCCGTAGCGGTCCATCGTGTCGGCGACGTCCACGAGCAGGGCATGCGGCACGGCATACCGGCTGAAGGTGATCAGGGCGTTGACCACCTGCTCGGCGTCGTGGCCGGCGGCGCGCGCGTTCCACAGCCCGAGCGGGGTGACCCGGTAGGTGTGGATGTGCTCGGGTGCGCGTTCGAGCTCGGCGAACGGGGCGATCGCCCGGCGCGCCTCCTCGGCGCGCGGGTGGTCGACCTCCAGCAGCAGGGTCTTGTCGCTCTGGACGATCAGGGGGCCATCAGCCATGACCTAGTACGACGTGTTGAATGACGAGGACGACGAGCTCGTCGCGACCAGCGCGAAGAACAACACGACGATGATGATCGACACGACGAGACCGACCACTTCGGCGATCCAGCCCCACCGGGTGTACTTGGCCGACGCGGGCACGTCGTCCTTCTTGGTCGCCGCGACGATCGCGAAGACCAGCGCGACGACGCCGAAACCGCACATCAGGGTCGTCAGGCCCGACACGACCAGCAGGGCGATCGTGCTGCCCGCGAGCGACCTCGGCGCGGCGTACGTGGGAGCTCCGTAACCGGGGGTGCCGTAGGCAGGCGTGCCATAGGCAGGCGGGCCGTATCCAGGGGCGCCATGACCGGGCGCGCCATAGGAAGGGGCGCCGCCGTAGCCGCCCTGCCCCTGGGTGGGGAGCTGCTGACCTCCATAGGGGTTCTGCGGGGCGGACCCGGGGGGCGGCCCGTAGCCAGGCTCTCCGGCAGCCGCGCCGGGCGGGGCGGGGGAGGAAGCGGGGGTGGCAGGCGGGGCCGGTGGAACCGGCGGGACCACCTGGGTCTGGTCGGTCTCGATCGGCGCCGTCGGGTCGCGGAACTCGGGGCTCTCGTCGTTGCGTGGTGTGTCGCTCATCGTGCGTCCCTTCGCCATGACCTGGGTTCGGGTGCAAATCTAACCCCTGCGGGAGGGGACCGTTCGCCAGTCCGGGAATGGCAGGATCAGAGGGTGAGCATCGGACTGCCCCAGCGTGAGACCAACCCGGAACTGCCGAGCCGGGTCACGATCTACGAGGTGGGCCCGCGGGACGGTCTGCAGAACGAGAAAGCCGTCGTGCCGGCTGCCGTCAAGGCCGAGTTCATCCGTCGACTGGCAGCGGCCGGCCTCGAGACGATCGAGACGACGTCCTTCGTCCCGCCGGCCTGGGTGCCGCAGCTCGCCGATGCCCGCGAGGTGCTGGCCGACCTCGGGGACCTCGGCCGGGGGCCCCGTCGTCCCGTGCTCGTCCCCAACGAGCGCGGTCTCGACGACGCCCTCGAGGCGGGGGTCGGGGCGGTCGCCATCTTCGGGAGCGCCACCGAGACGTTCGCCCGCAAGAACCTCAACCGCACGGTCGCGGAGTCGCTGGACATGTTCGCTCCCGTCGTCGCGCGCGCCAAGGACGCCGGACTGTGGGTCCGCGCCTACGTGTCGATGTGCTTCGGCGACCCGTGGGAGGGGCCGGTCCCGATCGGTCAGGTCGCCGACGTCGCGCAGCGCCTGATGGACCTCGGCGCCGACCAGCTCTCCCTCGGCGACACCATCGGCACCGGCACGACCGGGCACGTGAGCCGCCTCCTCGATGCCCTCGACGCGCGGGGGATCGGCACCGACCAGATCGGCGTGCACTTCCACGACACCTACGGCCAGGCGCTGGCCAACACCATGACGGCGCTGCGACACGGCGTCACGGTGGTCGACTCGTCCACCGGTGGGCTCGGCGGTTGCCCCTACGCCAAGAGCGCCACCGGGAACCTGGCCACCGAGGACCTCGTGTGGGCTCTCGACGGGGCGGGTGTCCAGACCGGGGTCGACCTCGCCGCGCTCGTCGAGACCAGCGTGTGGATGGCTGGGCACCTCGGTCGCCCGTCCCCGTCCGGCGTCGTGCGCGCGCTCGCCGGCGGCTGACCCAGCTCGTTCGTGGCGTTCGCGGAAGGGACTAGCCAAGAACGGCACAGGTGTGACAAGATTTCTGGCGATACGATGGGCTGTCGAGGTCGCGCCACACCCATCGCAGACGCCCCGACATGAGGGGAGGTCCTTCCCCCTGGAGGGCCTCCCCTCAGCCCTGCACGGCCCCGGTGACCCGGTGGATCGACAGCGTGCGGGTGGCCCCGTCAGCCGTGCCGTGGACCCGGCCACCTTCCACCCGGTCGGGGTAGAAGAGGATCCGCTGGGTGCGCCCGTCCGCGTCGGAGTAGCCCAGCCAGACCGCCTGCCGGTCCGCCGCCGCGTCGCGTAGCACGGCGAGGGTCGTGGTCGGGTCGGTGCTCGGCAGGCTGGGTCCGGGCCTGCTCGCCACCTGCTCACGCTGGTATGCCGCTGCCTCCTCGCCGGCGCGCAGCGCACCGACCATGGTCGCCACGAGCTCGTCGTCGACAGCCTGGGCCGTCACAGGTGCAGGTCGTCGCTGCAGGGGCGTGCGGTGCCGTCCGGTGGTGGGCACGATGATCCCGCCGTCCGGTGTCTCGGCTGCGGGCGCGAAACCGTTCTCGCGCAGGAAGTCCAGCACGGTGTCGGCGGCCACGGGCGACACGAGGATGGTCGGGGCGATGCTGCGCAGCTGCAAGGGTGACAGCTCCCGGTCGGCGACCATGGCACCGAGGGTGGCCTCGTCGTCGCAGCGGATGTAGGCCCGCATCGCGCCGACCCGCGCCTGACCGTGGCGACGGGCGACATCGCGGATGAGGTAGTCCAGCGGCTGGGGGACCGGCGTGTGGCTCGCGTCGGTCAACGCCCCGAGCACCTGGTCGACGGACCACCCGGCATCGAGGCACCTGCGCACCGAGTCCTGGGTGAACCGGTAGACGGTCGCACCACCGCGGGACTCCACGTCCGCGACCAGCCGCATGAACGTCGCGAGGCCGCCGGCCAGCGGTCCCGGCGCGATGGCCGTGAGGTCGGCCTGGAGCAGCACGTGCTCGATGGGCTCGGGCAGGTGCGGCTGCATGGCGGCGGCCAGCTCCGCGTCCGGGAGACCGGCCAGCAGGGCCCGTCCGGCGGTGGAGATGGCCCCCCGCCCCGTCACGCCCAGCCACTCGGCCTCGCCGAGCACAGCGGTGACCACGGTGTCGAGGCTCGCGGGGACGCGACGGGGACGCTGCCAGCTCACGGCGCTGGCGATGCTGGCGCGCTCGGGCGCCAGCCCAGCCGGTGCGGCGGCCAGCTGTTCGAGGACGTCCCTGCGCAGCCCGCGGGCAGGCGGCCAGTGGGCGTCGGGCCCGAGGGCGTTGACGGTGCCGGACGCGCCGGCGGGCGTGGTGCCCACCAGGTGGGGGGCGCGGGTGGTGAGCAGCCAGGCCCGCGCCAGCACGGCCCAGCGCTGGTCGCCCGGGTGCTGCTGCCACTCGTCGTAGGCGGGGGTGGGAGCCCACGAGGGGTCGAGCGAGCCGTCGTCCGCGAGGAGGCCCGCGGCATACGTCAGCTCGGCCACGAATGCCGCCCGGGCCTCGTCCACATCGAGCACGGAGGACAGCCGCTTGAGGTCTCGCACGGCCAGGCCCCCGGAGCGCAGCACGCGGGGTGGACGAAGGCCCCACTCTGCGGCGAGCTCGTCGACCAGCGCGAGCAGGTCGGTCACCTGCTGGCCCGCGGCGGCGTCGACCTCCGCAGCCGCGCGGGTCTGCCCGTCGAGGGCCGGGGGCTGCAGCGCGGGGGCACGGTGGCTCCGTCCCTCGCGCAGCGCCAGGGCCACCTCGCGCGGAAGCACCAGCTGGTCGGCCGACGGTGAGAAGACGAGGTGCTGTTCCAGCAGCCAGCGCGCGCCCTCGGCCAGCCGCTCGGGGGCGCCCGGGGGCAGGACCGCGAGTGGTGGACCCCAGGTCAGGCGGTCGAGGATGGCGCGAGCCGCGGGTGGGGCCTCGGCGAGCAGCCCCGGGACCCGGTCTTCCGACGGCACCTCCACGAAGCTGTCGGCCGCACGGGGCCCGAGCCCGGCGGGGTGGGGGAGGACCTCGACGACGGTGCGGGTCACGCGCAACCCCTCGGGGCTGCGCCACAGCAGCGCGAGCATCCACAGGTCGTCGAGCAGGGGCCCGACCTCGTCGGCGGAGACCCCGAGCAGGGTGCCCACCGCGCTCGGGTCGAGCGGCGAGGTGGCTGCGACGGCGGCCTCGAGCACCTGGAGGTGGGCCAGGTCGAGTGAGTCGACGGCCCGCTGCACGCTGGCCCGGGTGCTGGCGCGGGCGGCCAGGGAGGACAGGTCCGCCGGCGCCGGGCGAGCCAGGTCCTGTCGAAGTCGCAGCAGGGTGGCCAGCTGCTCGTCGGTCCGCTCCCGCACGTCGTCGGCCATCGACCGGGCGGTGGACCGTCCCGTCGGACCTCCATGGGGCCCAGCGGACGACCCGGCTTGTGACCCGGCGCCCGCGCGGGGGTTCGGCGAGCTGGGGGAGGGAACGGCGGCCACCGCACCACGGTAGTCGCCTCGCACGCATGCTCCGGACTCCCAGACATTTCCCATGCCGGTCACAGGCTGGACCTGCACACTTGTGGAAACGAGAGGAGGCGCCATGTTGGAGCCCACCGAACCCACCCAGCCCCGTACTCCCGAGGGGGCAGCCCAGTCGCCAGCCCAGTCGCCCCAGGATCCTGCCGTGAGAGGTCAGGAACCACACACCTCGAGCATGCAGCCTGCTCCGACCCAGCCCCTCCCGGCGTCCCCAGCCGCGCCGGGTGCCCCTGGCGGGCCGGGTGCCCCTGGCGGGCCGGTAGTCCCCGGCGGGTACGCGGCCCCGGGTGGCCCCCACCCGAAGCCTCCGGGTCTGTGGCGTCAGGCGACCTCGACGACCGGCGGCATGATCGCCGTGATCGTCGCCGGCTGCCTGACGGCCCTGCTGGTGCTGGGCCTGGTCGGCGTGGTCGGACTCGTGGCCGTGCGGGCCGTCGGCAACCACGCCCGCGCCACCAAGATCGAGAGGCTCGCCGACGGTGGCGCACTATGGCCCGGGCAGCAGAAGAAGCTCGACCGGTTCCAGCAGGGATCCCCGGTGCCGCGCCAGCGCAACGGCATGGGCAACGGCTTGGGCAAAGGCATGGGCAACGGCATGGGGCCGCTCCTGCGGGGTGCCATGGGACTCGGCGCCGTGCAGCACGGTGAGTTCACCGTGCAGCAGAACGGCGCCGACACCGTCATGACTCTGCAGCGCGGCGACGTGACCAAGGTCGACGCCACGTCCGTCACGGTGAAGAGCACGGACAACTTCACGGCGACCTACACCATCGGTGCCGACACCCGCGGCCAGACCACCAACCTCCAGGTCGGCGACACGGTGCTGGTCGTCGCCCAGAAGACCGGCGGCAAGGCGGTCCTCATCGCCGGGAGCCGTCGCGGCTGAGCGACCTGCCGACGGCGCGACCTTCGGCCGCGCCGTCGGGTGCTCCCGCCGCTAGCGTGGGCGCCGTGGCCTCTCCCAGTGGTGAGCAGTGGACGCTTCGGCGCGGACGGCAGGAGGCCACCGTCGTCGAAGTGGGCGGCGGCCTGCGCACCTATCGCGTGGACGGCGCCGACATCGTGGCCGGCTACGCCGACGACGAGGTATGCCGCTCCGGTCGCGGCCAGGTGTTGATGCCGTGGCCCAACCGGATCCGCGACGGGGCCTACTCGTTCGCGGGACAGGACTACCAGCTCGGGCTGACCGAGGTCGCCCTCCGGAACGCCAACCACGGGCTGGTGCGGTGGGCCACCTGGCAGCTGCACTGGCACAACGACGACTGGTCAGCGCTGACCGTGCGCACCCGGCTGCATCCCCAGCCCGGCTGGGACGGCATCCTCGACCTCAGCGTGAACTACGTCCTGGACGAGCCGGGCCTGACCGTCAGCGTGCACGCGACGAACGTCGGCACCCAGCCGGCCCCCTTCGGCTTCGGGGCACACCCCTACATCGCCGTCGGTGAGACGCCGTTGGCCCAGGTCGAGCTCGCCGTCCCCGCAGCTCGTGAGGTGCTGGTCGACGACCGTCAGATCCCGACCGGCACCGCTCCGGTCCGGGCCGAGACGGACTTCCGAGCTGCTCGCGCGCTGGGTGCCACCGAGCTGGACACCGCGTTCACCGACCTGTCGCGGTCTCCCGCCACCGGGGCCTGGGAGGTGGTCGTGGGAGGGCTCGCGACCGGCGCGGTCACGGTGTGGGGCGACGAGGCACTGCCCTGGGTCCAGGTCTTCACGGCCAAGGGCCGCGACACGGGGGTCGACGGAGTGCGCGGCATCGCCGTGGAACCCATGTCGTGCCCGGCGAACGCCTTCAACTCCGGGGAAGGGCTCCTCGTCCTCGAGCCGGGCGACGCCTGGTCGGCTCAGTGGGGCATCGAACCCGCTGTGCTCAGCTGACGGTGCCGGCTGACCCCTTCGCCTGCGCCGGCGTCACCGTCCCGGGCTCGGGCGCCGGCCCGCCGTCCTGCAGGCCGTTGACGGAGGGCGTGATCCGCCGCTCGACCGCGAAGGCCAGCGCCACCATCAGCGCGCAGCCCACGACGATCATGGCGATGAAGGCCGCCGACCAGTGGTGGCCGAGCATGAAGCCTGCGACCACGGGCCCCAGGATCGTCCCGGACTGGAACGCCCCTGCGTTGACCGCGTTGTAGCGCCCGCGCAGGTGGTCGGGGGCGAGGTCGTTCGTGATGGCGGGAATGGTCGGCTGGAGCAGCGTCTCGCCGAGCGCGAAGGCCGCGTGGAAGGCGAGGACGCCCCCGGCGGCCGCGACGCTCCCCGCGGCGAACCCGGTCAGCCCGAGCACGAGCCAGGCCAGCGCCCACAGCGCGGCCATGACCATCAGGATCCGGGTGCGCCGCCGCCCCGTGATGCGCCGCAGCACGAAGAACTGCAGCCCGACGATGACCGCCGTGTTGACGGCGAACGCGAACCCGATGACGCTCGTCGACACCTGGCTCACCTGCCGGGCGAATGCCGGGAAGCCCGCCTCCATCTGGCCGTAGCCGATGAACACGCCGAGGAAGGTCAGCACGGTGACCCACAGGACCGCCGGGTTGCGCAGGATCGTGAGGTAGGAGCCCGCAGCCGCGCTCTCGCCCTCCGGCTTCTCGGCGCGGCCGTGCACGTGACGCAACGGCCCGACGAGCAGCCCGATCGGCACGAGCATCGAGGCCGCATCGGCGAGGAAGATCACCGTGAACGTCGAGGGCCTGGTCACGTCGGCGTAGAGGCCGCCGATCACCCCACCCAGGCCAATGCCCAGGTTGACCAGGGCGAAGTTGATCCCGAAGTACTGCTGTCGGGCGGGTCCTGTCGTGATCGCCGCGACCAGGGCGTTGAAGGCGGGCCAGGCCACCCCGAAGTTGAACCCGAGGAAGACGAAGGCCAGCGCCACGACGGCCGGGGTCGTCGCGAACGCGAGGATCACGCACCCGACCAGCTGGGCGCTGGTGCCCCACAGCAGCATCCGGCGGGCGCCGTACCGGTCGGTCAGGGCGCCTCCAGGTCCGGTGACGACGAGCGCGACGACCGCGATGAAGGCCATGAGCAGGCCTGCGAGGTCCAGCGAGATCCCACGCACCTCGTGCAGGTAGATGACGGTGAACGGCAGGGTCAGCCCGCGACCCAGGGTCTGCACCGCCACCGTCGACAGCAGCCACCGGCCCTCGACCGGCAGCTGTGCCCAGAACTCGCGGAGCCCGGACTGGCTTGGTGCTGACGACTCACTCACCCGTCGATCCTCCCGCACGCCACCGACGGCGGGACACCGGGTTTCCGGCGGAGCGCCCTGTGAGCACGCGGCATACCGAGAAAGGATTTGGAGCCACCCGATAACCTTGCGAGTGCGCAACGACGCACCCCAACTTTCGAGGCAAGAGGAAGACAAGTGCCTACTGGCAAGGTCAAGTGGTACGACGCGGAGAAGGGCTTCGGCTTCATCTCCGACGACGACGGAAGCGACGTGTTCCTGCACGCGAACGCCCTCCCCGAGGGGGTCGCCACGCTCAAGGGTGGCGCCCGCGTGGAGTTCAGCGTGGCCGAGGGACGCCGCGGCACGCAGGCCCTGCAGGTGACCCTGCTCGAGGCCGCTCCCACCGTCAGCGCCGGCAAGCGTGAGGCGTCGCGCAAGTCCCCCGAGGACCTCGCGCCGCTGGTCGAGGACGCCATCAAGCTGCTCGACAACGCGTCCAACTCGCTGCGGCGCGGGCGTCGTCCCGAGAAGGACCACGCCACCAAGCTCGCCGCCGTCCTGCGCTTCCTCGCCGACCAGATCGAGCCGTGATGGCGCCCAAGGACGACGCCGTCCTGGCCGGGGCTGTGGACCTGGCCCGTGAGGCTGCCGAGTCGATCGCCGAGCAGGGCACCGTTGGTGACCACCTCGGCATGCAGATGGACGACGAGCGGCTGGCCACGCACTTCTTCGCCTGCGAAGCCGTCGCCTACCCCGGCTGGCGCTGGGCGATCACCCTCGCCCGGGTGCCGCGCGGCAAGGTCGCGACCGTGTGCGAGACCAACCTCGTGCCCGGCGAGGGTGCACTGCTGTCCCCTCCGTGGCTCCCGTATGCCGAGCGCCTGGCGCCCGGTGACCTCAGCGCCGGCGACGTGCTCCCCTACAAGGAGGACGACCCGCTGCTCGAGGCCGGGTTCGAGGCCACCGGCGACGAGGAGGTCGACGAGCTCGCCGCCTACGAGCTGGGTCTGGGACGCAAGCGCGTCCTGTCGGCCGAGGGTCGCGAGGCCGCGGCCCAGCGGTGGTACGAGGGCGAGAACGGCCCGCACGCCGAGGTCGCCGAGAAGGCCCCGGCACCCTGCTCCTCCTGCGGGTACTTCCTCCCGATGGCGGGTGCACTCCGCTCTTTTTTCGGCGTGTGCGCCAACGCCTGGTCACCTTCCGACGGTCGCGTCGTGAGCATTGACCACGGCTGCGGCGCCCACTCCGAGATCGACGCCGAGCCGGCTGAGCCCATGCCGGTCGGTCAGCCCATC
This region includes:
- a CDS encoding hydroxymethylglutaryl-CoA lyase, which produces MGLPQRETNPELPSRVTIYEVGPRDGLQNEKAVVPAAVKAEFIRRLAAAGLETIETTSFVPPAWVPQLADAREVLADLGDLGRGPRRPVLVPNERGLDDALEAGVGAVAIFGSATETFARKNLNRTVAESLDMFAPVVARAKDAGLWVRAYVSMCFGDPWEGPVPIGQVADVAQRLMDLGADQLSLGDTIGTGTTGHVSRLLDALDARGIGTDQIGVHFHDTYGQALANTMTALRHGVTVVDSSTGGLGGCPYAKSATGNLATEDLVWALDGAGVQTGVDLAALVETSVWMAGHLGRPSPSGVVRALAGG
- a CDS encoding aldose 1-epimerase family protein, with the translated sequence MASPSGEQWTLRRGRQEATVVEVGGGLRTYRVDGADIVAGYADDEVCRSGRGQVLMPWPNRIRDGAYSFAGQDYQLGLTEVALRNANHGLVRWATWQLHWHNDDWSALTVRTRLHPQPGWDGILDLSVNYVLDEPGLTVSVHATNVGTQPAPFGFGAHPYIAVGETPLAQVELAVPAAREVLVDDRQIPTGTAPVRAETDFRAARALGATELDTAFTDLSRSPATGAWEVVVGGLATGAVTVWGDEALPWVQVFTAKGRDTGVDGVRGIAVEPMSCPANAFNSGEGLLVLEPGDAWSAQWGIEPAVLS
- a CDS encoding helicase-associated domain-containing protein, translating into MADDVRERTDEQLATLLRLRQDLARPAPADLSSLAARASTRASVQRAVDSLDLAHLQVLEAAVAATSPLDPSAVGTLLGVSADEVGPLLDDLWMLALLWRSPEGLRVTRTVVEVLPHPAGLGPRAADSFVEVPSEDRVPGLLAEAPPAARAILDRLTWGPPLAVLPPGAPERLAEGARWLLEQHLVFSPSADQLVLPREVALALREGRSHRAPALQPPALDGQTRAAAEVDAAAGQQVTDLLALVDELAAEWGLRPPRVLRSGGLAVRDLKRLSSVLDVDEARAAFVAELTYAAGLLADDGSLDPSWAPTPAYDEWQQHPGDQRWAVLARAWLLTTRAPHLVGTTPAGASGTVNALGPDAHWPPARGLRRDVLEQLAAAPAGLAPERASIASAVSWQRPRRVPASLDTVVTAVLGEAEWLGVTGRGAISTAGRALLAGLPDAELAAAMQPHLPEPIEHVLLQADLTAIAPGPLAGGLATFMRLVADVESRGGATVYRFTQDSVRRCLDAGWSVDQVLGALTDASHTPVPQPLDYLIRDVARRHGQARVGAMRAYIRCDDEATLGAMVADRELSPLQLRSIAPTILVSPVAADTVLDFLRENGFAPAAETPDGGIIVPTTGRHRTPLQRRPAPVTAQAVDDELVATMVGALRAGEEAAAYQREQVASRPGPSLPSTDPTTTLAVLRDAAADRQAVWLGYSDADGRTQRILFYPDRVEGGRVHGTADGATRTLSIHRVTGAVQG
- a CDS encoding DUF3027 domain-containing protein gives rise to the protein MAPKDDAVLAGAVDLAREAAESIAEQGTVGDHLGMQMDDERLATHFFACEAVAYPGWRWAITLARVPRGKVATVCETNLVPGEGALLSPPWLPYAERLAPGDLSAGDVLPYKEDDPLLEAGFEATGDEEVDELAAYELGLGRKRVLSAEGREAAAQRWYEGENGPHAEVAEKAPAPCSSCGYFLPMAGALRSFFGVCANAWSPSDGRVVSIDHGCGAHSEIDAEPAEPMPVGQPIVDEIAYDLV
- a CDS encoding MFS transporter, whose protein sequence is MSESSAPSQSGLREFWAQLPVEGRWLLSTVAVQTLGRGLTLPFTVIYLHEVRGISLDLAGLLMAFIAVVALVVTGPGGALTDRYGARRMLLWGTSAQLVGCVILAFATTPAVVALAFVFLGFNFGVAWPAFNALVAAITTGPARQQYFGINFALVNLGIGLGGVIGGLYADVTRPSTFTVIFLADAASMLVPIGLLVGPLRHVHGRAEKPEGESAAAGSYLTILRNPAVLWVTVLTFLGVFIGYGQMEAGFPAFARQVSQVSTSVIGFAFAVNTAVIVGLQFFVLRRITGRRRTRILMVMAALWALAWLVLGLTGFAAGSVAAAGGVLAFHAAFALGETLLQPTIPAITNDLAPDHLRGRYNAVNAGAFQSGTILGPVVAGFMLGHHWSAAFIAMIVVGCALMVALAFAVERRITPSVNGLQDGGPAPEPGTVTPAQAKGSAGTVS
- a CDS encoding cold shock domain-containing protein, whose protein sequence is MPTGKVKWYDAEKGFGFISDDDGSDVFLHANALPEGVATLKGGARVEFSVAEGRRGTQALQVTLLEAAPTVSAGKREASRKSPEDLAPLVEDAIKLLDNASNSLRRGRRPEKDHATKLAAVLRFLADQIEP